A segment of the [Limnothrix rosea] IAM M-220 genome:
AACTTTTGGCTTAGCACGATTCTTCTGCCTCTCTTAGTTGTGCTGCTCAAATCAGAAATCGGGAGCATCTACAAATATTAGACAGTATTTAACAAAAGATCTTTTGATCAAGACCGCGACCCGAATACTCCCGATAGTTGCCAAGTCTATGACCCAACCACTGGCCAATGGAACGATGTTCTCATCCAGCGATATGCTTTTTCGTTCAAGAAAAGTAAAAGAGGTGTTTTCGTCCTCCATCCTGTCGATCACAAATTAGGCTTGAACAAAGACTGGGCTGCGGAACGTATTCCTCTCGATGCCTGGTCTGATATGCGTAAACGCCAATTACCACAACCCCTCAGCTCAGAAATTGAAGAGGCTTTAGCGCAAAAGCTATCGTAAAAATCAGTTCTTGCTGTCTGAAATCTCTAGGGGGCGATCGCCGTTCTTTTTTCTTTTTTTTAGTGCTTTACGCCCGAAAATTCACAGGATCTTGGTCGCGGCGGTGGCGCACAGGAATTGGTGTTCCTTGGCGATCGCCCGCTAATTTTGCCGTATTTTCCAAAGCTGTTCGCAGATGTTTCGCCGCATAAATGGACATGTCGCGAGGGACATTGACGCGATCGCGCAGATACCGCAAAGCCTTATCGGATTCTTTAGGAGGTTCGCAGGTTTCGCCTGTCATCATAGTGGTCAATGCGCAGCGCAAAGCCTGATCAAAAAACTGATCATTGGCAGGATTTACCTTAACGATATTGCGACGATGCAAAATCATTCGTTTTAGGGCTTCTTGCTTGGCATTTTCTGGCTCTGGATATTTCACGTCGGGCAAGCCAAACCATTCCCCTTCGTCTACCCGCACCTGATTGGCGATCGCCTGTTTTTCCCCATTGGCATAACACCCACCCATTTGTGGCGGTAAATCATGGACATGGGTATGGAAGTCACTTTGGGTGCCGCGATAAGTTTCCCGAGATTCCATCGCATCAAACCAGTCGGACATGCGCGGATTTTCTTCCCGCAGCGAATAACCTTTGTAATAAAACAAGCTGGCATTCATCCGCTCAACGTAGGGCGTAAAGATAACATCTGCTGTACTAAATTCTTCTAGAAAATAGGGGCTAGGCGTTGCAGCCAATGCTTTTTCGACTTGCTCCACAACTTGGATAAATTTGCGACGACTATCTTTATCTTGTCCCGGAAAAATCTGTGGGCGACAAAGCCAATTGCACCAAGCGCGAAATAATAATCTTTCTAAGCGACGCATGGGCAAAACTCTCGGATCTTCCATGCCAAATTTTAACGCCCCAAAAGTTTGCTCTAGCGCTAACAAAATATCGTCGCTTTCGGTAATCATGCGCCCGTCTAATTCCAAAGCAGGCAACATCCCAGACGGCACTTTGCGTTTATACCAAGCTTCCTTTTCGCCATAACAAGACATCGTCACCTTTTCGATGCGGTAGGGCACGCGCATTTCCTCTAGCCACAGCCAAACTTTTTGGCAGTATGGACACCAAGCATGATTATCGCGGTAGAGCGTTACCCGCACATCGGCTTCAGATTTACCAAATAATCTCAAGGTTGACTGGGCATTCGTCGGGCCATTGACGCGATCAATTTCAAAATCGGTAAGGGCTTCAAGTTCTGTCCAACTGAGGGGCGCAACGGTCATAGGTACTCGCTAATTTTGCATAAATGATGTCGTGAAAATATTATGACGGATTTTTGAGAAGAGGGCGATCGCCGTTTATTCACAACAAAAAAATTCCTTCCGTAGAAGAAATCTTAATTATTTTGGTTTTTACTCCAAAAAAGAAATTGAAATTGTTGCTGAATGAGAAAGAAAAAGCCTAAGCCTTAATGGGTCACAATTAACCACTGGAAAAAGAAGACATATGCACCGCAAAAAATTGCGAGAACAGACGTAACCTCTAAA
Coding sequences within it:
- a CDS encoding glutathione S-transferase family protein, translating into MTVAPLSWTELEALTDFEIDRVNGPTNAQSTLRLFGKSEADVRVTLYRDNHAWCPYCQKVWLWLEEMRVPYRIEKVTMSCYGEKEAWYKRKVPSGMLPALELDGRMITESDDILLALEQTFGALKFGMEDPRVLPMRRLERLLFRAWCNWLCRPQIFPGQDKDSRRKFIQVVEQVEKALAATPSPYFLEEFSTADVIFTPYVERMNASLFYYKGYSLREENPRMSDWFDAMESRETYRGTQSDFHTHVHDLPPQMGGCYANGEKQAIANQVRVDEGEWFGLPDVKYPEPENAKQEALKRMILHRRNIVKVNPANDQFFDQALRCALTTMMTGETCEPPKESDKALRYLRDRVNVPRDMSIYAAKHLRTALENTAKLAGDRQGTPIPVRHRRDQDPVNFRA